The Syntrophorhabdaceae bacterium genome includes the window CACGAAAAAGTCCAAGGTTGCCGGTGTAGTCCACGCGCTTGGTGGTGTAAAAACCGCATCAGCCGCATACTTCACAGAAAAGGGCAGGGTTGACGGTCTGAACCTTGCAATGGCTGATATTCCTGGTAACCTCGGGGTAACGGTCCCGAGCCAGTATATCAATGCTGCAACCGTCACGGGTAATGCCGCTAATGAAGTAACAATAACCGTAACGATGACAAACATTGGTACCGGCGTTGACAATACCACATTGAGCCTGACATCTTCAAGCAACCTGCAGACATGGTCATGGAGCGGCACTACGGACGCAACCTACATACCGAAGAACTAATCATCAACAAACATGGGGGGGCAACCCCCCATACTTTTTTAGACCTATGTGAGACCTATGGGAAACAAGGCATTTACCGTTATAGAGATGTTGATAATGGTTGGGGTTATGTCCGCTATTCTGTTGATTGCCCTGCCAATGTATGCCATGCGTGCCAAAAGGCCTGACCGGGTTCAGGCAAAGGCTCAGCTATGTGTTATAAGGGATGCCGAGGAAAGGTATAAACTACATTATGGTACGTATACTACCGATGTTGCAAGGCTTGCAAACTGGAAACCTATTCTGGGAAGATATCAATTCAGGATCAGGACAGCAGATTCTACGCAATTTGTGGCTCAGGCTGACGGTGATCTCAATAATGACAAAATCTATGATGACGATACCTGGACAATTGACCAGAGCGGTACGCTTAAGAAAGTTAAATGATGTTTACGAAGAATGGGAACAATAACAGACATAGTTATTTTCATATTTGGTGCAGTTTTAGGTAGTTTTCTCAATGTATGTATACACAGGTTACCAAAGGAAGAAGTTGGTGAAGAGACCGAGGTCACTATCGCCCAACTGCCTTCCATTTTCATGAAGCAGATCAGATCGATCGCAACGCCGCCGTCGAACTGTCCTCATTGCAAACATCCCATAAGATTTTACGATAACATACCGATTGTAAGCTATATCATCCTTGGTGGTAAATGTAGGGATTGCGGGATAAAGATATCCGTACGGTATCCTATCGTTGAATTACTGACAGCCGTTTTATGTTTTGTGCTATATAGAAAATTAGGCATTTCCTTTGAATTCCTTGTGAGTGTGATTTTCGTTGCATTATTAGTAGTTATATCGTTCATAGATCTCGATTTTCAGATTATACCCGATATTCTTAGTATCGGCGGATTGATAGTCGGACTTTTTCTCGCCATATTCCGGCCTTTTTTCATTTATTTATCCCCTAAGTTCAATGTCCTCGATTCTTTATACGGGGTGCTCCTCGGAGGTGGTGTTCTCTTTATTATTGCATATAGTTACAAGCTGATTGCCAAACGGGAAGGCATGGGCGGCGGAGATATAAAACTGCTTGCTATGATAGGCTCTTTCTGCGGTATCAAGGGTGTCATATTCAGCCTCATGGCAGGTTCTCTTTTTGGGACCGTTGTCGGTATACCGGTTATGCTTGCGAAGGGCAAAAACACAAAGTATGCGATCCCGTTCGGACCATTCCTTGCGCTTGGTGCGGTCGTCTACCTGTATAAGGGGAATGCGATCACCCTCTATTTTATTAATCTAATGACGGGGCGATAGATGCTCAGAAGATATAAATATAAACATTACTTGTTAACGGGAAATATGAGGAGGCATGTATGAGGTCATATAGGCGGATAGTGTACCGGATGCTTCTCGTTGCGGCATGTTTAACGGTTTGCCTCTCCTCTACCGTGCGGACATATGCGCAGACAATGACCGATTACTGCGTATACCCGCCATTCGTCACAAGGGCTGTACCCCCCCTCGTTATGTTGGTTGTCTCAAAGGACGATAAGCTCT containing:
- a CDS encoding pilin, whose protein sequence is MLKIQRNSKGFTLIELLIVIAIIGILAAIAIPAYTGYTKKSKVAGVVHALGGVKTASAAYFTEKGRVDGLNLAMADIPGNLGVTVPSQYINAATVTGNAANEVTITVTMTNIGTGVDNTTLSLTSSSNLQTWSWSGTTDATYIPKN
- a CDS encoding prepilin peptidase; this translates as MGTITDIVIFIFGAVLGSFLNVCIHRLPKEEVGEETEVTIAQLPSIFMKQIRSIATPPSNCPHCKHPIRFYDNIPIVSYIILGGKCRDCGIKISVRYPIVELLTAVLCFVLYRKLGISFEFLVSVIFVALLVVISFIDLDFQIIPDILSIGGLIVGLFLAIFRPFFIYLSPKFNVLDSLYGVLLGGGVLFIIAYSYKLIAKREGMGGGDIKLLAMIGSFCGIKGVIFSLMAGSLFGTVVGIPVMLAKGKNTKYAIPFGPFLALGAVVYLYKGNAITLYFINLMTGR
- a CDS encoding type IV pilin protein, which codes for MGNKAFTVIEMLIMVGVMSAILLIALPMYAMRAKRPDRVQAKAQLCVIRDAEERYKLHYGTYTTDVARLANWKPILGRYQFRIRTADSTQFVAQADGDLNNDKIYDDDTWTIDQSGTLKKVK